GATTGTCCCTTGAAAATATCGTCATAAGCTCCAATTCTTATATAGATCGAATCAAAAATACCCAACTTACTGCTTCTATCTGCAGGAATGTAGCAGCCTATCTGTGCCATAATAACAATAAGTGCGATCTGTCTGATGAAAGAAGACTTGCCTCCCATGTTGGGTCCTGTAATGATGGAGACCCTATTTTTATCATCGCATGCCGTGAAATCGTTTGAAATATAGGTTGACTTCAAAGTTTCCGAAATTGGATTGCGAGCATTAATCAACTTAACCATTGGTTTGTCAACAAGCTCTGGCTTTGAGTAGTCTCCGGTTACGgatgatgcagaagcaAGCGAAAATAGACAGTCCAAGGTAGCCAACTGCTTGATTACAGTGTTTAAACTCAAAAAATAGTAATCAATCTTGGTGACAAACTCCCGAAAGCATTGATTACATTGTTGGCGAAGGCACTCTTTATAATAAAGCCACTTTTCATACAATTCAGTAATCTCAGGGGACCTGAATCGAGAAACAGACTTGGTTCCATTGATTTTCAGCCATGTTACAGGAACACTCTTCACCGCTTTATTTCGAACCTCTATAAGATAAGGCTCTTTATTGTTAGTGACATACTTGAGATGGGGCCTCTTCAAGACTTGTGCAgtcttgttcaattcttcatcgaGCAAGTTTTCTATATCCTTGATGTGAGAGCGCTGCTCCTGGATGACATCATAGTGGTAAAAACTCTCATTGAAATACTTCATAACATGACCCTCTTCATCCTGCTCATCCATTGCTGCCGGGGAATAAATCATGCCAAAGAGCTTGCGAAACTCTTTTAGATCAGAGCTCACTGTATTCTTAATATGTTGATAAATTTCAATCAAGTAATGAGATTCAAAGGCATCATGAACAAGTTCCGGACGAATCCTTTCGAagacttcaaagatttcATCCATTTTCCTCAAAAACAGATACAcatcctttctttttgaacgGCCATAATGCAATTTACTCAAAGAAACCTCCAAATCTGGACAATACTTCAAAAGACGAAGTACTCTCTCCACTGGAATACTTGTATAGTGGTCATTAATGGTCTGTATGGCACCGGAACGTTCAAGAATATGCTCCCGGTCATTGAGAGGCCTTGCAATCCAACTGCGAAGCATTTTCTTGCCAAACGGCGTGTTCGTATGGTTTAGAATCCAAAATAATGATCCCTTCTCAGTTCCGGTAGTAACATTATGAAATATCTCCAAGTTTTTGATGGTATTAGAATCAAGAACCATGCTATTATCAACTTCTGAAAAATGTCTGTAATACAACAATAATTTAAAAACAGACGAGAGCTCAAAATCGTGGAGATAGAGCATGAGTTCACAAAAGCAACTAAGCAACGCAGGTTTCTGACGGGTTATGAACGAAATAACATCCTCGTTGAATGAAAACTGGTCCAATTCGCCGACGTATTCATTCGTGGTCTTTGGCAAAACCTTAATTAGTCGTAACTGGTCCGAATCGGTCCTCAACGACCTTCTAAAGCCGTCTATGCAGCATCTGGCCTCTTTACTGAGTTGTCCAACAGTAATGATCTCTATAGGTTCTAAATGAAGAAGCCGTGTTTCTATACCTGAGCATGTATAATCATCTGAAAATTCGTCATAGGTGATCTCTGCTCTGTAGGTGTTGACAGCGACCAATGAAACCCAATGATTGGcatcaactccttcttgaaTACAAACAATCGATTTTCCACCATTGCTGAgatcattatcatcaatataCGTCCCCGAAGTGTAAACCTTTGTGACTTTTCTCTCAAAAAGTTTACTGCCAGTACCTGCATTCTGCTTCATGATGGctgtttctttctgttccaCGACACCAACTTTAAGACCTCTATGTAAAAGTCGTTTCAAATGCACGTGTAGTCTGGTATCGGGAATTGAACAATAAGCAAACCGGTTATACAggttttcttcctcagaaGCATTCTCAACATTGATGGATACGCGGCCCGGAATATACATAATATTGAGGATCTTAGAGGCAATTTGAGCATCGTTTCCGAAGAATTTGTACTTGTAGCCAACTTGTATAGCTAATATTTTATCCATATTCTGCCTCTTAAGCTCGATAATCTGTTGCTCCAAAGGAGTTAATTTGAAATTgtgttttttctttgaaagagtatCTGAATTGAACGGATCAGATCGTTTTTGGCTAGAGCCTGTGAAATGCTTTTCGAATTTCTCGTGGAGAGAAGAATCCCTGTTCACAGTTGGTCTGTGAACCGAAGAGAACCCCCCAAAACGAAAGTCGACTGCATGATCCATCTTTGGCGGATTATGCTCTGTAGACACGGGGCACTTGGATGGCTTTTCGTGTAGCTGAGCTTGCTCTCGCGAAGCATGATGAGACCGATCTGGCTCCTTGTGAGAcccttcatcatctttctttcgaGCAGACTTTGGTCTAAAGAAATTTGTGAGTAAATGCTGTTGCACAGTCATTAAATAAAGGAAGATCGATGAAAaaatacaagaaaaagatgcGTAGTCGAACCACTGTCAAAGTGAAATGCTAAGATCTAGGATCATTTCACTAGCCACTTCACCAGATTCATCAGCCACATCCATATCCACCTGAAGTAACGATTC
The sequence above is a segment of the Brettanomyces nanus chromosome 4, complete sequence genome. Coding sequences within it:
- a CDS encoding uncharacterized protein (BUSCO:EOG09340MDL) produces the protein MTVQQHLLTNFFRPKSARKKDDEGSHKEPDRSHHASREQAQLHEKPSKCPVSTEHNPPKMDHAVDFRFGGFSSVHRPTVNRDSSLHEKFEKHFTGSSQKRSDPFNSDTLSKKKHNFKLTPLEQQIIELKRQNMDKILAIQVGYKYKFFGNDAQIASKILNIMYIPGRVSINVENASEEENLYNRFAYCSIPDTRLHVHLKRLLHRGLKVGVVEQKETAIMKQNAGTGSKLFERKVTKVYTSGTYIDDNDLSNGGKSIVCIQEGVDANHWVSLVAVNTYRAEITYDEFSDDYTCSGIETRLLHLEPIEIITVGQLSKEARCCIDGFRRSLRTDSDQLRLIKVLPKTTNEYVGELDQFSFNEDVISFITRQKPALLSCFCELMLYLHDFELSSVFKLLLYYRHFSEVDNSMVLDSNTIKNLEIFHNVTTGTEKGSLFWILNHTNTPFGKKMLRSWIARPLNDREHILERSGAIQTINDHYTSIPVERVLRLLKYCPDLEVSLSKLHYGRSKRKDVYLFLRKMDEIFEVFERIRPELVHDAFESHYLIEIYQHIKNTVSSDLKEFRKLFGMIYSPAAMDEQDEEGHVMKYFNESFYHYDVIQEQRSHIKDIENLLDEELNKTAQVLKRPHLKYVTNNKEPYLIEVRNKAVKSVPVTWLKINGTKSVSRFRSPEITELYEKWLYYKECLRQQCNQCFREFVTKIDYYFLSLNTVIKQLATLDCLFSLASASSVTGDYSKPELVDKPMVKLINARNPISETLKSTYISNDFTACDDKNRVSIITGPNMGGKSSFIRQIALIVIMAQIGCYIPADRSSKLGIFDSIYIRIGAYDDIFKGQSTFQVEMSECSTILSKCTERSLVLLDEIGRGTSSVDGCAIAYSILDYLCFDKKPFVLFITHFQNLQVFENLTHGAAKNYHLGFQKHDDDLVFTYKFVEGPSARSYGVYCAKLAGLPDDVTENALKVSRVLEKKWICSRTRSMAKSIRDVLSSNGQGLADIWQAVAEFE